Proteins encoded within one genomic window of bacterium:
- a CDS encoding DUF1521 domain-containing protein: MLGGIVDKLGVGNVINTTIDRLLPGKLGDIAGDIAGTMVDLQTGNVLGGINNLKDTFQKLTNLMDMPLTDFLGGRRMPIASPSSFLPIGENLAEPHGRLRVEGNTIYTPGGYKIENLGNTNWRITSPNGKTTLIHGDPHVSESDGGRWDWDAKTMSFTLPDGTKITANATAATGVTTDFHVYYGNQRVSATGVDTGNPRVSNVNYDAYAHDARMDDGSRVFLGGDGDDWFKESAGGREIVGGGGYSALKLGREFWGNGGFNIAESMLNDERRRKVQEAAARLAAGGNIEDVIMSIMSGLLDDAEKDLRSAVGGLGKDPSQKELMELQLKMQKFQRLYDMFSNMMKTFHETQMTTVRALKA, translated from the coding sequence ATGTTAGGAGGTATTGTAGACAAACTAGGAGTAGGAAATGTTATTAACACAACAATCGATCGCTTGCTTCCGGGAAAATTAGGAGATATTGCGGGAGATATTGCGGGAACAATGGTGGATCTTCAGACAGGGAATGTTTTGGGTGGCATAAACAATTTAAAGGATACCTTCCAAAAGCTGACCAATTTAATGGATATGCCCCTGACAGATTTCCTTGGAGGGCGAAGAATGCCAATTGCTTCGCCATCTTCCTTTCTACCTATAGGCGAGAATTTAGCTGAACCTCATGGACGATTAAGGGTAGAAGGAAATACCATCTATACACCTGGCGGATACAAGATTGAAAACTTAGGTAACACCAACTGGAGGATTACCTCTCCTAATGGAAAGACAACCCTGATTCATGGAGACCCTCATGTCAGCGAATCAGATGGTGGTAGATGGGACTGGGACGCTAAGACGATGTCTTTTACCTTACCGGATGGAACCAAGATAACCGCAAATGCCACTGCGGCAACAGGTGTAACTACTGACTTCCATGTCTATTATGGAAATCAGCGGGTTTCTGCAACCGGTGTTGATACAGGCAATCCCAGGGTAAGTAATGTTAACTATGATGCTTATGCCCATGATGCCAGGATGGATGATGGTTCCAGGGTATTTCTGGGTGGTGATGGTGATGATTGGTTTAAAGAATCCGCAGGAGGTAGAGAGATAGTTGGTGGTGGAGGCTATAGTGCCCTTAAGTTAGGAAGAGAATTCTGGGGAAATGGTGGATTCAATATAGCAGAGTCAATGCTTAATGACGAAAGAAGAAGAAAGGTGCAAGAGGCCGCAGCCAGACTTGCTGCCGGGGGTAACATTGAGGATGTAATAATGAGTATTATGAGTGGGTTACTGGACGATGCTGAAAAGGACCTACGAAGTGCAGTAGGAGGGTTAGGTAAGGATCCTTCACAAAAAGAGCTTATGGAGCTTCAATTAAAAATGCAGAAGTTTCAGAGATTGTATGATATGTTTAGCAATATGATGAAGACTTTCCATGAAACTCAAATGACAACTGTCCGGGCACTTAAGGCATAA